Within the Gadus chalcogrammus isolate NIFS_2021 chromosome 20, NIFS_Gcha_1.0, whole genome shotgun sequence genome, the region GGGCCATCAAGCAGGCTGCATGCTCAACTACAATGTGCTACAATCTCAATGAATTTCTCAATATTATACGTCATATTATACGTTATGAACGAtcatcatgtaggcctatcaaaTAATCACAATTTCCAGTTTACTATTCAACTGTCACTTGTTGCACAGTTTAGGCCTGCTATatgagtatctgtgtgtgcataaataaacacatttgttCTTTCCATCCAAAATAACgtgcaatgtattttaattgGAGATCCACTGAAGTTTAGCTTAGAACAAAGGTGGTAATGCCTCACAATCATTTTAGCATGCATAATCAACACCGGTATGTGTTTACTTATGTATCCCAGGGAATGTAAATGACAGCCAGCTGTTAGATTCATACCAATAATAACCCTATGTTCTGTTTTCTAAAGCCACTCTGTCCAGTTGTTACAGCTCTTAAGTTTAAAGGAACTGCTCTAATGTCCAACACTGTAGGTTTCAATTGTTACCATTCTCACCGgccagtcgctttggataaaagcatctgtcaAATGACTGAGGGGTATCAATGGGATATTTTGACGAAATGTAGCCTCACCTGCTGCTACTGATAGCTTAGAAAAATGCTGACGAATCAACTGACAAGTTTAAATGTTTATCGTAGAAACAGTGTGCACAGCATTTCCTGTTGTTGAATACACCTGGCAAAAATCTCATGTTAGTAAATGTTATCAAGAGGCTCTTGAAGACAGTTGGCTATGATTGGATGGCCAATGCTACACTAACCTGCTTTTCAAGATGGAAGCGGAGTGGACCTACGAGGTAAAGCCACCGACATACATAAAGAGTGACCAAAGGCATtgatttatacaaataaatgaattatGAAGATACAAGGCTTCCGCATTTATgcaaatatgtatttatatgtataacATATTATCATGTTATCATGTTGACAAATCAACATAAGCCATAGAGGTGTTTTTGAGGCTGGCCTCCCCAGGCCCCATCATGGATACGCCCCTGCCAGTGGGACTGTTTTCGACATAGTGTGCGAGAGTCAGATTAACTAATATTACTGCCAGCCACAGGGGAAACATTAAACCCTTACATAATGACTGCATGAGTTTGAAAGCACCAACGACGCCTGACTCACAGTGGAGGACTGAAGAGGAGACTACTGTAGATCATGTCATGATCATGGATAACACTTCTGACATAACAATGTTGACACTTTCAGGGTTGAGCGGGGAGACCACCAACAGAATGGTTATTTTCTCCCTCACTCTACTTTGCtactttctgattctgatggtTAACATTTCCCTGGTTCTGACCATCATCTTGGACTACAACCTCCACCAACCCATGTATATCTTTGTGTGTAACCTGTGTCTCAATGCTCTTTATGGAACTGCCGGTTTCTACCCAAAGTTCCTTCTGGACCTGCTCTACTCTCGCCACGTGATCTCGTTTCGGGGTTGTGTGGTGCAGAGTCTGGTCATATATTCCTCAGTCTGCATTGAATATTCTATCCTTGCACTGATGGCCTATGACCGGTATGCTGCAATATGCCGACCACTCGATTATCACTCTCTTATGAAAAAGCAGAACGTCTGTCTGCTTACATGCTTCTCCTGGATTATTCCTTTTTTAAATCTACTTGTTGCTCTGATTAAAACATCTACATTGAAATTATGTGGCTCACACATAGATAAACTTTATTGTGCCAGTTGGTTGATAGTTAAAATCGCTTGTTCTCCTGGTTTGACAAACGCTGCTTTAGCTTACATTagcatcattatttatttttttcattt harbors:
- the LOC130373736 gene encoding olfactory receptor 142-like; the encoded protein is MIMDNTSDITMLTLSGLSGETTNRMVIFSLTLLCYFLILMVNISLVLTIILDYNLHQPMYIFVCNLCLNALYGTAGFYPKFLLDLLYSRHVISFRGCVVQSLVIYSSVCIEYSILALMAYDRYAAICRPLDYHSLMKKQNVCLLTCFSWIIPFLNLLVALIKTSTLKLCGSHIDKLYCASWLIVKIACSPGLTNAALAYISIIIYFFHFVYIFLSYVYLVRTCVKSIESRGKFLKTCLPHLMTLLNVTVAVLFDLMFMRFGSADVSPMIKNALSLEFLIIPPIVNPLIYGIILTKIRNRIRFILFHKKVTS